From the Stigmatella erecta genome, one window contains:
- the queA gene encoding tRNA preQ1(34) S-adenosylmethionine ribosyltransferase-isomerase QueA, with protein MSSRLSDYDFALPEAQIAQTPLGARDASRLMTLSRSTQACEHRRFADLPSLLRPGDVLVVNDARVIPARLLGAKAGTGGRVELLVVRPAAPTMTSAALSQAPEALEWICLGQASKGLKPGARVDFNGGLTAEVLEGLGGGEYRVRFQAPPGGSLQALLEQAGRLPLPPYITREPEAADAERYQTLYARAPGAVAAPTAGLHFSEAIFAALAERGIRRVTVTLDVGPGTFLPVREEALDRHKMHPERYGIPEETAAEVNAARAEGRRVVAVGTTVVRTLESATDPATGRLRAGTGETVLFIRPGFAFRQVDLLLTNFHLPRSTLVMLVSALLGRERTLAAYAEAVREGYRFFSYGDAMLVTE; from the coding sequence GTGTCGTCCCGTCTCTCCGATTACGACTTCGCGCTGCCCGAGGCGCAGATCGCCCAGACGCCCCTGGGCGCCCGCGATGCCTCGCGCCTCATGACCCTCAGCCGGTCCACGCAGGCCTGCGAGCACCGCCGCTTCGCGGACCTGCCCAGCCTGCTGCGTCCGGGCGACGTCCTCGTCGTCAATGATGCGCGCGTCATCCCCGCCCGGCTGCTGGGCGCCAAGGCCGGGACCGGGGGCCGCGTCGAGCTGCTCGTGGTCCGTCCCGCGGCCCCCACGATGACCTCCGCCGCGCTCTCCCAGGCCCCCGAGGCGCTGGAGTGGATCTGCCTGGGGCAGGCCTCCAAGGGCCTCAAGCCCGGGGCGCGGGTGGACTTCAACGGCGGGCTGACGGCCGAGGTGCTGGAGGGGCTCGGAGGAGGGGAGTACCGGGTGCGCTTCCAGGCCCCGCCGGGCGGTTCCCTCCAGGCGCTGCTCGAACAGGCGGGCCGGCTGCCCCTGCCGCCCTACATCACCCGCGAGCCCGAGGCCGCGGATGCCGAGCGCTACCAGACCCTCTACGCCCGGGCGCCCGGGGCGGTGGCGGCACCCACCGCGGGGCTGCACTTCTCCGAGGCCATCTTCGCGGCCCTGGCCGAGCGCGGCATCCGGCGGGTGACGGTGACGCTCGACGTGGGGCCCGGCACTTTCCTGCCCGTGCGCGAGGAGGCGCTGGACCGGCACAAGATGCACCCGGAGCGCTATGGCATCCCCGAGGAGACGGCGGCCGAGGTGAACGCCGCGCGCGCCGAGGGCCGCCGGGTGGTGGCGGTGGGCACCACGGTGGTGCGCACGCTCGAGTCGGCCACGGACCCCGCCACGGGCCGGCTGCGCGCGGGCACCGGGGAGACGGTGCTCTTCATCCGCCCGGGCTTCGCCTTCCGCCAGGTGGACCTGCTGCTCACCAACTTTCACCTCCCTCGCTCCACCCTGGTCATGCTGGTCAGCGCGCTGCTCGGCCGGGAGCGCACGCTGGCGGCCTACGCGGAAGCGGTGCGCGAGGGGTACCGGTTCTTCTCATATGGCGATGCCATGCTGGTGACGGAGTGA
- the tgt gene encoding tRNA guanosine(34) transglycosylase Tgt gives MGEPKQKGDTRVAPGQVRFELLHEDPDTKARRGRLHTPHGPIETPIFMPVGTVGSVKGVGPDDLLTLEAQIILGNTYHLMLRPGEALVGEMGGLHRFISWDRPMLTDSGGFQVFSLSEKRKITEEGAAFQSHLDGSRHLLTPERSIDIQETLGADIIMAFDECPPATSERPYLEQSLARTTRWLHRCAQAWSRERSSLFGIVQGGLHEDLRKSHAEEVCAVDLPGYALGGYSVGESPEAMHAGVAFSAPLLPRNKPRYLMGVGTPVDLVTCVAAGVDMFDCVLPTRCARNGLLFTSEGKVVIRNAVYAKDPRPVDPTCTCYTCRTFSRAYLRHLFVAGEILAMRLNTLHNLHYFLGLMGQVRRAIAENRYAAFVREFRAQAAAQEAERTRAR, from the coding sequence ATGGGCGAGCCGAAGCAGAAGGGCGATACACGCGTGGCGCCGGGGCAGGTGCGCTTCGAGCTGCTGCACGAGGACCCGGACACGAAGGCCCGGCGCGGCCGGCTGCACACGCCCCATGGGCCCATCGAGACGCCCATCTTCATGCCCGTGGGCACCGTGGGCAGCGTCAAGGGGGTGGGGCCCGATGACCTGCTCACCCTGGAGGCGCAGATCATCCTGGGCAACACGTACCACCTGATGCTGCGGCCCGGCGAGGCGCTGGTGGGGGAGATGGGCGGCCTGCACCGCTTCATCTCCTGGGACCGGCCCATGCTCACCGACAGCGGGGGGTTCCAGGTCTTCAGCCTCTCGGAGAAGCGCAAGATCACCGAGGAGGGGGCCGCCTTCCAGTCCCACCTGGACGGCTCGCGCCACCTGCTCACCCCCGAGCGCTCCATCGACATCCAGGAGACGCTGGGCGCCGACATCATCATGGCGTTCGACGAGTGCCCACCTGCCACCTCCGAGCGGCCCTACCTGGAGCAGTCCCTGGCGCGCACCACGCGCTGGCTGCACCGGTGCGCCCAGGCCTGGAGCCGCGAGCGCTCCTCGCTCTTCGGCATCGTCCAGGGCGGCCTGCACGAGGATTTGCGCAAGTCCCACGCCGAGGAGGTGTGCGCGGTGGACCTGCCGGGCTACGCGCTCGGCGGCTACTCGGTGGGCGAGAGCCCCGAGGCGATGCACGCCGGGGTGGCCTTCTCCGCGCCCCTGCTGCCCCGGAACAAGCCCCGCTACCTCATGGGCGTGGGCACCCCGGTGGACCTGGTGACGTGCGTGGCGGCCGGGGTGGACATGTTCGACTGCGTCCTGCCCACCCGGTGTGCGCGCAATGGCCTGCTCTTCACCTCGGAGGGCAAGGTCGTCATCCGCAATGCCGTGTATGCCAAGGACCCACGTCCGGTGGACCCCACGTGTACCTGCTACACGTGCCGCACCTTCAGCCGGGCCTACCTGCGGCACCTGTTCGTCGCGGGGGAGATTCTGGCCATGCGGCTCAACACGCTGCACAACCTGCACTACTTCCTGGGGTTGATGGGCCAGGTGCGCCGCGCCATCGCCGAGAACCGGTACGCGGCGTTCGTCCGGGAGTTCCGCGCCCAGGCCGCCGCGCAGGAGGCCGAGCGGACCCGCGCCCGCTGA
- the yajC gene encoding preprotein translocase subunit YajC — translation MAQSFLILAQAPGGGASPLVNLGFIGLLVAIMYFVMIRPQQKQMKSHRELLSGLKKGDEVVTQGGLIGKIHLVSDQTVTLEISSGVRIRVLKRSVYAKGAVADDAAPAAGVKPEEKKEEK, via the coding sequence GTGGCACAGAGCTTCCTGATTCTGGCACAGGCCCCGGGCGGCGGCGCGAGCCCACTGGTCAATCTGGGCTTCATCGGCCTGCTGGTGGCCATCATGTACTTCGTGATGATCCGTCCCCAGCAGAAGCAGATGAAGTCCCACCGCGAGCTGCTGTCGGGGCTGAAGAAGGGCGACGAGGTCGTCACCCAGGGGGGCCTGATTGGCAAGATCCACCTGGTCTCCGATCAGACGGTGACGCTGGAGATCTCCAGCGGGGTACGCATCCGCGTGCTCAAGCGTTCCGTGTACGCCAAGGGCGCGGTGGCCGATGACGCGGCCCCCGCAGCCGGGGTGAAGCCCGAAGAAAAGAAGGAGGAGAAGTAA
- the secD gene encoding protein translocase subunit SecD, giving the protein MDRGWWWKFGMIVAVTLGTIWLLVPTYYSLAVLNRAERNNLAVLEERLPAWAPPAKYRLNLGLDLQGGIHMVMRVDTKTALQKRTERRGQQIVRYITQDKKLGELKADSNPEALTLTLTAAEPATMDAIEKEVLATFNDFTRVRREGATLVLAPDESQTSFFRGEAVDQAMLVIRNRIDKWGVAELDVRKMGTDSIQISLPGRSDPEQAKELVGTTAQLEFRMVDDSNPAFFQQMHEKTPPPETSNITVTSEEGFPQLQGPNREAMLAYVKEKTPENREVLLECVANPVKKNECLSYRTYLVEKESPLTGESLSSADARFSELNEPEVNITFDAAGAREFERLTEAGVGRRMAIILDDYVQSAPRINEKIAGGSARITMGNPGGKSREEWFSEAQTLALVLKAGALPAPVTTGEIRQVGASMGDELIRKGSLAAIVGLALVIAFMALYYKGAGLIADAALLLNGLLILAGLAIFNATLTLPGIAGFVLTLGVAVDANVLINERIREELSHGKTARQAVDQGYDRAFWTIFDSHVTALIAGFILFATGTGPIRGFATTLIVGLIASLYTSIVVTRTITTYFVHGRNAQTVSV; this is encoded by the coding sequence ATGGACCGCGGCTGGTGGTGGAAGTTCGGAATGATTGTCGCGGTGACGCTGGGAACCATTTGGCTCCTGGTGCCCACCTATTACTCCCTGGCGGTGCTGAACCGCGCGGAGCGCAACAACCTGGCGGTGCTGGAGGAGCGGCTGCCCGCGTGGGCGCCCCCGGCGAAGTACCGGCTCAACCTGGGGCTGGATCTTCAGGGCGGCATCCACATGGTGATGCGGGTGGACACCAAGACGGCCCTCCAGAAGCGCACCGAGCGCCGGGGCCAGCAGATCGTCCGCTACATCACCCAGGACAAGAAGCTGGGCGAGCTGAAGGCGGACTCCAACCCCGAGGCGCTCACGCTCACGCTCACGGCGGCCGAGCCCGCCACCATGGACGCCATCGAGAAGGAGGTGCTCGCCACCTTCAACGACTTCACCCGGGTGCGCCGCGAGGGCGCCACGCTGGTGCTGGCGCCGGACGAGAGCCAGACGAGCTTCTTCCGCGGCGAGGCCGTGGACCAGGCCATGCTCGTCATCCGCAACCGCATCGACAAGTGGGGCGTGGCGGAGCTGGACGTGCGCAAGATGGGCACCGACTCCATTCAGATCTCGCTTCCGGGCCGCTCGGATCCGGAGCAGGCCAAGGAGCTGGTGGGCACCACCGCGCAGCTGGAGTTCCGCATGGTGGATGACTCCAACCCGGCCTTTTTCCAGCAGATGCACGAGAAGACGCCGCCGCCGGAGACCAGCAACATCACCGTCACCTCCGAGGAGGGCTTCCCGCAGCTGCAGGGCCCCAACCGCGAGGCGATGCTGGCCTACGTGAAGGAGAAGACGCCGGAGAACCGCGAGGTGCTCCTGGAGTGCGTGGCCAACCCGGTGAAGAAGAACGAGTGCCTCTCGTATCGCACCTACCTCGTGGAGAAGGAGTCGCCGCTGACGGGTGAGAGCCTGTCGAGCGCGGACGCCCGGTTCAGCGAGCTCAACGAGCCGGAGGTGAACATCACCTTCGACGCGGCGGGCGCGCGCGAGTTCGAGCGGCTGACCGAGGCGGGCGTGGGCCGGCGCATGGCCATCATCCTGGACGACTACGTGCAGTCGGCGCCGCGCATCAACGAGAAGATCGCCGGTGGCAGCGCGCGCATCACCATGGGCAACCCCGGCGGCAAGTCGCGCGAGGAGTGGTTCTCCGAGGCGCAGACGCTGGCGCTCGTGCTGAAGGCCGGCGCGCTGCCCGCCCCGGTGACGACGGGCGAAATCCGCCAGGTGGGTGCCTCCATGGGCGACGAGCTCATCCGCAAGGGCAGCCTGGCGGCCATCGTCGGCCTGGCGCTGGTGATTGCCTTCATGGCCCTCTACTACAAGGGCGCGGGCCTCATCGCGGACGCGGCGCTGCTGCTCAACGGCCTGCTCATCCTGGCCGGCCTGGCCATCTTCAACGCCACGCTGACGCTGCCGGGCATCGCCGGCTTCGTGCTGACGCTGGGCGTGGCGGTGGATGCCAACGTGCTCATCAACGAGCGCATCCGCGAGGAGCTGAGCCACGGCAAGACGGCGCGCCAGGCGGTGGACCAGGGGTATGACCGGGCGTTCTGGACCATCTTCGACTCGCACGTCACCGCGCTCATCGCCGGCTTCATCCTCTTCGCCACGGGAACGGGGCCCATCCGCGGCTTCGCCACCACGCTCATCGTCGGCCTGATTGCCTCGCTCTACACGTCCATCGTGGTGACGCGCACCATCACCACCTACTTCGTCCACGGCCGTAACGCGCAGACGGTCTCGGTCTGA
- the secF gene encoding protein translocase subunit SecF — MQIIKNKTNIDFIGKRKIAVYISTLVNLAILVGIAVFGFNFGVDFAGGTVVELKFKSAISPAEVRKRAEDGGLHDVSVQGIGSSDENTFLLRMGGVTQLTEQNAESAKAALEGLGSVSNVYPDLSNGIINFRSASTLTPQAIKDAVQKTGTGVQEVRELGSAQGGSGFDYQVVASGMADKVFSALSQGQASPDFEQRRVDYVGPQVGKQLRNRGIMALVYAMFAILVYVAFRFDFKFGPGALLAMLHDVVMVAGFYLVSRREFNLTSIAALLTIVGYSVNDTIVIYDRIREDMNKFQGKPLAEVINIAINDTLGRTILTSGTTALSLVGLLIFGVGEIWDFAAAMLVGILVGTYSSVYIASPLTIWLDERAAAREPKAPMDPKTA; from the coding sequence ATGCAGATCATCAAGAACAAGACGAACATCGACTTCATCGGCAAGCGGAAGATCGCCGTCTACATCTCCACGCTGGTGAACCTGGCGATCCTGGTGGGGATCGCCGTCTTCGGCTTCAACTTCGGCGTCGACTTCGCGGGCGGCACCGTGGTGGAGCTGAAGTTCAAGAGCGCCATCTCGCCGGCCGAGGTGCGCAAGCGCGCCGAGGACGGCGGCCTGCACGACGTGTCGGTCCAGGGCATCGGCTCCTCGGACGAGAACACGTTCCTGCTGCGCATGGGCGGCGTCACCCAGCTCACCGAGCAAAACGCGGAGTCCGCCAAGGCGGCCCTGGAGGGCCTGGGCTCCGTGAGCAACGTCTACCCGGACCTGTCGAACGGCATCATCAACTTCCGCTCGGCCTCCACGCTCACCCCGCAGGCCATCAAGGACGCGGTGCAGAAGACGGGCACGGGCGTGCAGGAAGTGCGCGAGCTGGGCTCGGCGCAGGGCGGCAGCGGCTTTGACTACCAGGTGGTCGCCAGCGGCATGGCGGACAAGGTGTTCTCCGCGCTGAGCCAGGGCCAGGCGTCGCCGGACTTCGAGCAGCGGCGCGTGGACTACGTGGGCCCGCAGGTGGGCAAGCAGCTGCGCAACCGCGGCATCATGGCGCTGGTGTACGCGATGTTCGCCATCCTCGTGTACGTGGCGTTCCGGTTCGACTTCAAGTTCGGCCCCGGCGCGCTGCTGGCCATGCTCCACGACGTGGTGATGGTGGCCGGCTTCTATCTGGTGAGCCGGCGCGAGTTCAACCTCACCTCCATCGCGGCCCTGCTGACCATCGTCGGCTACTCGGTCAACGACACCATCGTCATCTACGACCGCATCCGCGAGGACATGAACAAGTTCCAGGGCAAGCCGCTGGCGGAGGTCATCAACATCGCCATCAACGACACCCTGGGCCGCACCATCCTCACCTCCGGCACCACCGCGCTGTCGCTGGTGGGTCTGCTCATCTTCGGCGTGGGCGAAATCTGGGACTTCGCCGCGGCGATGCTCGTCGGCATCCTCGTGGGCACCTACTCGTCCGTGTACATCGCCAGCCCGCTCACCATCTGGCTGGATGAGCGCGCCGCGGCCCGCGAGCCCAAGGCCCCGATGGACCCGAAGACGGCCTGA
- a CDS encoding Hsp70 family protein, translated as MNPAQLQVTDCPLDRVRPPEPSTRSQGPVIAVDLGTTTCRVAVLKGAQAVCVPSGRADGTPSVVALASGGRMVTGSAARQQQASVPALATWAIKGLLAAPFGDPKMRWLYDQLRCQLVKGDDGLPAAVLGNRTFAARELAALLLIEARERAQNFLSQPVYRAVLTVPPTRKEDPLPQTMTAAAALAGLHVERVISEPTAVALGAFPRNPGKAERTAMVCDWGGGHFQASLVHYSARQCQVLATEGIGSLCGFELDKRVLERLLRMFPQGYRLAADRTNPAALYRMAGAAEFAKIQLSEQPETRIRVPLAAVNAAGQAGDFEAVLTRKDLEAMAKPLIDSAIRLCEQVLGQKTLFPGDMDEVILVGEQCRMPLFRERIQEFFIQVPIRLDEPGQAAVLSAVRLGGNSTPPPSSPPRTMTPVPGRR; from the coding sequence ATGAACCCGGCGCAGCTCCAAGTCACCGATTGTCCCCTGGACCGGGTCCGGCCCCCAGAGCCCTCCACCCGCTCCCAGGGACCCGTTATCGCCGTGGACCTGGGCACGACGACGTGCCGCGTGGCCGTCCTCAAGGGGGCCCAGGCCGTGTGTGTCCCCTCGGGGCGCGCGGATGGGACGCCCTCGGTGGTGGCGCTGGCCTCCGGCGGGCGCATGGTAACGGGCTCCGCCGCCCGGCAGCAGCAGGCCTCCGTGCCTGCCCTGGCCACCTGGGCCATCAAGGGGCTGCTGGCAGCGCCCTTCGGCGATCCGAAGATGCGGTGGCTGTATGACCAGCTCCGCTGCCAGCTCGTGAAGGGCGACGATGGCCTGCCCGCGGCGGTGCTAGGCAACCGCACCTTCGCCGCGCGGGAGCTGGCCGCGCTGCTGCTCATCGAGGCGCGCGAGCGGGCCCAGAACTTCCTGAGCCAGCCCGTCTACCGGGCGGTGCTCACCGTGCCGCCCACGCGCAAGGAGGACCCGCTGCCGCAGACCATGACGGCGGCGGCGGCCCTGGCGGGGCTGCACGTCGAGCGGGTCATCTCCGAGCCCACCGCCGTGGCCCTGGGCGCCTTCCCCCGCAACCCGGGCAAGGCCGAGCGCACCGCCATGGTCTGCGACTGGGGCGGGGGCCACTTCCAGGCCTCGCTCGTGCACTACTCGGCGCGCCAGTGCCAGGTGCTCGCCACGGAGGGCATCGGCTCGCTGTGTGGCTTCGAGCTGGACAAGCGCGTGCTGGAGCGGCTGCTGCGCATGTTCCCCCAGGGCTACCGGCTGGCGGCGGACCGGACCAACCCCGCGGCCCTCTACCGGATGGCCGGGGCGGCGGAGTTCGCGAAGATCCAGCTCTCGGAGCAGCCGGAGACCCGGATCCGGGTGCCCCTGGCCGCGGTGAACGCCGCGGGGCAGGCCGGCGATTTCGAGGCCGTCCTCACCCGCAAGGACCTGGAGGCCATGGCCAAGCCGCTCATCGACTCGGCGATCCGCCTGTGTGAGCAGGTGCTCGGCCAGAAGACCCTGTTCCCGGGGGACATGGACGAGGTGATTCTGGTGGGCGAGCAGTGCCGGATGCCCCTGTTCCGGGAACGCATCCAGGAGTTCTTCATCCAGGTGCCCATCCGCCTGGACGAGCCAGGGCAGGCCGCGGTCCTGAGCGCCGTGCGCCTGGGGGGCAACTCGACGCCGCCCCCGTCCTCGCCCCCGCGCACCATGACCCCCGTGCCCGGCCGCCGCTAG
- a CDS encoding DUF4832 domain-containing protein: MPQPWPWMSRALRLPLAVGMPLLLALLASPAQAAISGVALSNDATHVTYAFQHTGTPTFRRAYIDVDRNAATGYAQGGIGAEYLLENGSLYKHLGGGWSWQFVTAVTHTATGGTARWTVARADLGETATPNDADLVFQIEPPMETSAKATHLYSGGPASGTTTWYAASNETIANPERGFYRYTNDCGTTDFSAATLKGYRDTQKITQVICVFYLAEFKNSSISQAQLDRFQRQANIVRSAGLKMILRFAYTTSETGDDASPSRVAAHLDQLAPYLSANSDVISVVQTGFVGAWGEWYYTQNFGNLGVVSQADWNNRKAVVDKLLSVLPASRMVQLRTPKLKRTMYGTAALTASQAYNGSAVARVGHHNDCFLASPDDWGTYENTSVDYPYLSAETAYLPMGGETCNVNPPRSDCATALNEMALFHYSYMNEDYHASVVSGWTSGGCRPEIDRRLGYRFSLVSATLPASASRGGALALSLTLKNEGWAAPYNPRHVELVLRHTSSGAVYRLPLSGDPRRWAPGTNVTLSQSVTLPAGMAAGTYALLLNLPDPATALNTRPEYAIQLANANVWEASTGFNSLQRTVTVQ; the protein is encoded by the coding sequence ATGCCTCAACCGTGGCCTTGGATGTCCCGAGCCCTGCGCCTGCCGCTTGCCGTGGGGATGCCGCTGCTGCTTGCGCTGCTGGCCTCTCCCGCCCAGGCCGCCATCTCCGGGGTGGCGCTGAGCAATGACGCCACCCACGTCACCTACGCGTTCCAGCACACCGGGACGCCCACCTTCCGGCGGGCCTACATCGACGTGGACCGGAACGCCGCGACGGGCTACGCGCAGGGGGGGATTGGCGCGGAGTACCTGCTGGAGAACGGCTCGCTCTACAAGCACCTGGGGGGCGGGTGGAGCTGGCAGTTCGTCACGGCGGTGACGCACACGGCCACGGGCGGCACGGCCCGCTGGACGGTGGCCCGGGCGGACCTCGGGGAGACCGCCACCCCGAACGACGCGGACCTCGTCTTCCAGATCGAACCGCCGATGGAGACCTCCGCCAAGGCCACCCACCTCTACAGTGGGGGCCCGGCCTCCGGCACGACGACCTGGTACGCGGCGAGCAACGAGACGATCGCCAACCCGGAGCGTGGCTTCTACCGCTACACCAACGACTGCGGCACCACCGACTTCTCCGCCGCCACGCTGAAGGGCTACCGGGACACCCAGAAGATCACCCAGGTGATCTGCGTCTTCTACCTGGCGGAGTTCAAGAACAGCTCCATCAGCCAGGCCCAGCTGGACCGCTTCCAGCGGCAGGCGAACATCGTCCGGTCCGCGGGGCTCAAGATGATCCTCCGCTTCGCGTACACCACCTCGGAGACGGGCGACGATGCCTCCCCGAGCCGGGTGGCCGCTCACCTGGATCAGCTGGCGCCGTACCTGAGCGCCAACAGCGATGTCATCTCCGTGGTGCAGACGGGCTTCGTCGGCGCGTGGGGCGAGTGGTACTACACGCAGAACTTCGGCAATCTGGGCGTGGTGTCGCAGGCCGACTGGAACAACCGCAAGGCCGTGGTGGACAAGCTGCTCAGCGTGCTTCCCGCCTCGCGGATGGTTCAGCTCCGGACCCCCAAGCTCAAGCGGACGATGTACGGCACGGCGGCGCTCACCGCCTCGCAGGCGTACAACGGCTCGGCGGTGGCGCGCGTCGGCCACCACAACGATTGCTTCCTGGCCAGCCCTGACGACTGGGGGACCTACGAGAACACGTCCGTGGATTACCCCTACCTGTCGGCGGAGACGGCCTACCTGCCCATGGGCGGCGAGACGTGCAACGTCAACCCGCCCCGCTCGGATTGCGCCACCGCGCTGAACGAGATGGCCCTGTTCCACTACTCCTATATGAACGAGGACTATCACGCGTCGGTGGTCAGCGGCTGGACGTCGGGCGGGTGCAGGCCCGAGATCGACCGCCGGCTCGGGTACCGGTTCTCCCTCGTGTCGGCCACGTTGCCTGCGTCCGCCAGCCGGGGCGGGGCCCTGGCGCTGAGCCTCACCCTCAAGAACGAGGGCTGGGCGGCGCCCTACAACCCCCGGCACGTGGAGCTGGTCCTGCGCCACACCTCGAGCGGCGCCGTGTACCGCCTGCCCCTGTCCGGGGATCCGCGCCGGTGGGCGCCCGGCACGAACGTGACGCTCAGCCAGAGCGTCACCCTGCCTGCGGGCATGGCCGCGGGCACCTATGCGCTGCTGCTCAACCTGCCGGATCCGGCCACCGCGCTGAACACGCGGCCGGAGTACGCCATCCAGCTCGCCAACGCGAACGTCTGGGAGGCCAGCACGGGGTTCAACAGCCTCCAGCGGACCGTGACCGTGCAGTAG
- a CDS encoding class I SAM-dependent methyltransferase: protein MPTLDIHERYHWALQLMDIQPGDRVLEIGCGAGIAAGLVAGKLQTGSLTAIDRSAPMVQKASARNRAFVEAGRAVFLAVPIEKVPDPDTPYDKAFAFNVSLFWGKPSRALRALAALLKPDGHLYVFHQPPSEDKTRPIAEATRRLLEAQGYAVQETRYQPMKPAMVSCVLARPGT, encoded by the coding sequence GTGCCAACCCTGGACATCCACGAACGGTATCACTGGGCGCTTCAGCTCATGGACATCCAGCCGGGAGACCGGGTCCTGGAGATTGGCTGTGGCGCGGGCATCGCGGCGGGGCTGGTGGCGGGGAAGCTCCAGACGGGGAGCCTCACGGCCATCGATCGTTCCGCGCCGATGGTGCAGAAGGCCTCGGCTCGCAATCGCGCCTTCGTGGAAGCGGGCCGGGCTGTCTTCTTGGCGGTCCCCATCGAGAAGGTGCCGGACCCAGACACGCCGTACGACAAGGCCTTTGCCTTCAACGTCAGCCTCTTCTGGGGGAAGCCCTCCCGTGCCTTGCGCGCCCTTGCGGCTTTGCTCAAGCCGGACGGCCATTTGTATGTGTTTCACCAGCCACCCTCCGAGGACAAGACCAGGCCCATCGCGGAGGCGACCCGCCGGCTTCTGGAAGCGCAGGGCTATGCGGTCCAAGAGACGCGCTATCAGCCCATGAAGCCCGCGATGGTGTCCTGCGTCCTCGCGCGGCCAGGCACGTGA
- a CDS encoding MerR family transcriptional regulator produces MNIGELSRRTGASARSIRHYEKSGLLVSRRRSNGYRHFEPEAVPRIRHIVRMIGLGFSLEEIATFSPCMFTAEAKGLCPEALAAHREKLADIERQISELESRRARLVETLSQKAPSWGPRSKP; encoded by the coding sequence ATGAACATTGGAGAGCTGTCCAGGCGGACCGGCGCGAGCGCGCGGTCGATCCGTCACTATGAGAAATCGGGGTTGCTCGTGTCGAGGCGCCGGAGCAACGGCTACCGTCACTTCGAGCCCGAGGCCGTGCCGCGCATCCGCCACATCGTCCGGATGATTGGCCTGGGCTTCTCGTTGGAGGAAATCGCCACCTTCTCGCCTTGCATGTTCACCGCCGAGGCGAAGGGGCTCTGCCCGGAAGCCCTCGCGGCCCACCGGGAGAAGCTGGCGGACATCGAGCGGCAGATCTCCGAGCTGGAGTCCCGCCGCGCCCGGCTCGTCGAAACCCTCTCTCAGAAGGCCCCTTCGTGGGGGCCCCGGAGCAAGCCATGA
- a CDS encoding alpha/beta fold hydrolase, translating to MNRRSLLKSAMLTTATLPLAGGGQAQAAPRPASKTFVLVHGAWHNSLHWGRVAQHLSGLGHRVVSLDLPGHGLNARYPSAYLSGAWAKLAEEPSPSRDITLEECASAVVGALQSLQGGTRPILVGHSIGGAVITRAGELAPERVGRLVYLTAYCPVRLKVPSAYGELPEAKTEHGNALFVGNPATLGAARINPRGDAAYLEALRAAYYNDVEPQAFLPFALALTPDLPLALWTSECVVTRERWGRIPRSYIRCTLDRATTPALQDLMIREADAFTPGNRFEQKTLESSHSPFASQPGRLAEVLASLR from the coding sequence ATGAACCGCAGGAGTCTCTTGAAGAGCGCCATGCTCACCACCGCCACGCTGCCCCTCGCGGGCGGCGGCCAGGCCCAGGCGGCCCCCCGGCCCGCGAGCAAGACCTTCGTGCTGGTGCACGGCGCCTGGCATAACTCCCTGCACTGGGGACGTGTGGCCCAGCACCTGTCGGGCCTGGGCCACCGGGTGGTCTCCCTGGATCTGCCGGGTCATGGCCTCAACGCCCGCTACCCCTCGGCCTATCTCTCGGGCGCGTGGGCGAAGCTCGCCGAGGAGCCATCGCCCTCGCGAGACATCACCCTGGAGGAGTGTGCCTCGGCGGTGGTGGGCGCACTCCAGTCCCTCCAAGGGGGGACTCGCCCCATCCTCGTGGGCCACAGCATCGGCGGGGCGGTCATCACCCGAGCCGGGGAACTGGCGCCGGAGCGGGTAGGGCGGTTGGTGTACCTGACGGCCTACTGCCCTGTGAGGCTGAAGGTCCCGAGCGCCTACGGGGAGCTGCCCGAGGCGAAGACCGAGCATGGAAACGCCCTCTTCGTGGGGAACCCGGCAACGCTGGGGGCCGCGCGCATCAATCCGCGCGGGGATGCCGCGTACCTCGAGGCTTTGCGCGCCGCGTACTACAACGACGTCGAGCCCCAGGCGTTCTTGCCCTTCGCGCTCGCACTCACCCCGGATTTGCCGCTCGCGCTCTGGACTTCCGAGTGCGTGGTGACGCGGGAGCGGTGGGGCCGCATTCCGCGCAGCTACATCCGCTGCACCCTGGACCGCGCCACCACGCCCGCCCTCCAGGATTTGATGATCCGCGAGGCGGATGCCTTCACGCCCGGCAACCGGTTCGAGCAGAAAACGCTGGAGTCCAGCCACTCGCCCTTTGCCTCGCAGCCTGGGCGGCTCGCCGAAGTCCTGGCAAGCCTGCGCTAA